Within Cercospora beticola chromosome 6, complete sequence, the genomic segment ACCGATACTCCCGCGCCCGGATATGGAGGTGAGTTGATCGGTGTGGCTTGAATCCACATGCGCCCAAGGAGAAGCATATACTCACTTTATAACTTCCTTCTACTAGGCATTGGGTGTCAAGTATCGCAGATCACCGGTCATGGCCATTGGTCGGGAGGTCTACGTCGATACGCGCATAATGATCGCCAAGCTTGAGGAGCTGTTCCCGGCGTCTGCGGAGCATCCTGGCCTCTCGATGCCCGAGACCACGGGTCTGGCAGGTCTGTTGCAGAAGCTTATGGTGGACGTCAGTGTGTTCAGTAAAGTGGTGTCGCAGATTCCCCAGGATCTGCCCATGCTCAAAGATCCCAAGTTTGCGAAAGATCGCGCAGAATTTCGTACGGCGGATCAAAAGCGGAATCCTCAGCTGATCAAGCCCGAAGGCACAGTCCACTTGCGCCAGTGTTTTGACATTATTGAGGCGTTGCTCGCGGACGGGAGGACGTGGGTAGGGAATACGGAGAATGTTTCGCTTGCGGATTTGGAGGGGGGTTGGGCACTCGAATGGTTTCTGGGCGACTTGATGCCTGACCAAGCGTACTTCTCCGAGAAGCAATATCCGAAGGTTCACGCATGGATTCACCGTTACCGTGATGCTGTGCGCGCGGCTACGAAGCGTGCGCAGAAACCATTGAGGCTGCAGGGCGCGCAGGCGGTGGATGCCGTGACATCTGCGGCGTTCCATGATCGACAATTGGTGGTTGATGCCAATGATCCGCTTGGGCTCACGAAGGGCGAACACGTGAAGGTGTTCCCGATGGACGGCGGTGGACTACCACAACATCAGGTGAGTACCTCTTGCCCGGCGCCGCTCATGCCCTGATTTGGTGTTGGTTCTTCGGAAATTGACTTGACACATAACTGACGGCGCGATACTTCAGGATGAGGGCCGTCTCGTCAAGCTCACGCGAGATGAAGTTGCCATCGCTATCCAGGCAAAGTCGGGCGCCGAACTTCATGTACACGCTCCGAGATGGGCATTTCGGGTTGAAGCATCTCGTGAAGGCGCCAGGCTCTAACCCTGAAGACAGTCGCTTGTGTCATATTGGGGAGACGGATGGGGTAGCTCCCGAAATGCGAATAGCTCGGGCAGACAACACGCGGCCAGTGTCGGTCTGCGACGTCCTCTTGTGTCGTTTGGGTAGTGCAGATAGACGCGCTGAAGTGAGAATGATGCCTAAAGAACACCGGGCTTCCTGGTGCCGACGTGGGTTGCCTGCGCGGTTGAACAGCGCTATGCAATGCACATGCACACTGCGGACGAAGCCTTCGCGGACTCTGCTCGTGACAAATGGCAGCCGGACACGACATGCGCTGAATTGCACGTTGCGTCTGGTGTCTTGCTGGGACGAATGAGACCGAGATGTCGCTGCCGCAGCGCAGTTCTGTGCAGGTGCTCTGCTGTTGAAAGGTGGATCGCGGTAGAAGGAGTGCTCGTGGGGAAGTGTTCTACGCCCCGGTAGTACGAGACGTGCATAGACGAGACATGGTGCATGCCGTCGCGCCGCATCTGGACACGCTCGATCATTGCGCAGGAAGTCGCTTCGGGAAGTATCTCTTTGCGCTGGCAGGTGTTTGTTGTCACAACGTGCGTGACGTCTGGGCCCGTTAAAGGTAGTCCACAGGCTGCGCTGTGGCGGTCGTGGTCAGCGCAGCGGACAGAAGGCCGGTCGCTGGAGAGTGGCCGTGGGAAGACCGACGCTCTGCGGTACTCGCACTCGCACTTGAACACTTGGCCAGTCAGAGGGCAGTCAGTCAACAGCGCAAGCCGGTGTTTGGGCGAGCGCGGCCGGTCAGAGGTTGGTGATGGTGTGGCACCAAGGTTGCCGCTGTTATGCAAGGCCTTGCTGCCCAACTCAGGCCTGCACGGCGGGAGCCACTCACGGCGAGGCCCAGCGCGCCCGCCAcgcctgctgctgtctgCCAGCGTCACAAAGGCATCGTCGCGCAGTGCAGCTGCCGTCATTTCTGCTGCAATTCGTCTCGCATCTCATcgcgcagcgcagcagggCCAGCGTCTCCTCGGCTCGACTGCGACAGCCACCCGCGTCGGCTCGATTGGTCGGTGTCGGTGTGGGCGTGTGGACTTCTGCGGTGGCCGTGGGCGGTGGAGCCTATCAGCGGCGGAGCTCGCGCTGAGCCTGTTGCAGTGTCCGCACAGGCCTGTCAAGTCACGGTCTCGTTGGGCACCCGTCCGCTGTCCCACGCACGCCGCCCCTCTCATCAGCCTGCCACTTCGCTGCGCTGCGAAACACACATCTTTCTACATCAACATCCGCGCTTCGTCTTTGGTCGCATATCACTTCCCTCCCCATTCCCCAGCCTGTCTCATCGACAGTCCCGGATCTGCTGAACCTTGGCGTGCTTTGAGTTGGCCTACTGCTCCGATTCAGCGCTGCCCAAGACGGGCATTGCTGGTCTGTCGTCACGGTCCGCCAGAGCCTGCGACTCTTTGGCGTCTTGCTATTTCTCCTCCGCCATATCACAGGACCTGCCCACACCGGATCCACTCTCGGCGCACCGGTGCTCTCAGGAGCCTGCATCctcagtgctgctgcttcctcttcccacTGCCATCCATTTCTAGGAGGACTCTGCCCGCGTCGTCCAGTGCCTGTTTGTTGTGAGGACCAACGGCGTGCCCACCATGCCTCAGGAGATCGCCCGCCAGTGGTTCGTGCCGGGAGAGGGCATCGACCGACATGTGATTTCCGCAGACATCCAGAGATACCTGGGCAACGATGCGACCGTCCGACCCGGTGTGGGAACCGGCGAGAACCAGGTCAGCCACTCTCACTGAGGGCACTCGGATGCAAGCAATACTAACTACGTGGCAGGGCGTGCAAGGCTACTGGATCAAGGCGTACCGGAATTTGACATCAGTGTGTCGCACCTTCCCTCAGACGTCGTTCCTTCGCTAACCGTGACTGCAGGCAATGATTGCGGATCTGCGCGCAGACTCTGCACGATGGAGGCAGGAGCAGCGCCAGACAGGCACAAGAGGTAGCAAGAGCCCTACCATGAGTATCAAATCGGGGTTAACAGTACCTGACGACTCAATAGAACCTTATGTGGGCTCTTCCACATACCACGCTTCCAGTGCGGGGAGGGTGTCACAAAAACGCTCGGGAGGAGACTCGCCCAACATGGATGGACCGTATGGCTTGCCCCCATCCCAACGCGAGCGTGAACGGGAAAGGATACCAGTGGACAGAATGCAGGTGGACCCGCCTGCGCCCAGCAGAGGAAGCTATCCTGCACCGGATCGCCGTGCCCCATATCAGCCTGACGGCCGACCATTTCCCTCTGAAAGTAGAGGGTTTGCGCCGGACGGTAGGTCATCATATCCTGCGGATACCAACATGTCCGGCTTTGGTCAGCCTCCCGTCACCAGTGCATATGGTCAGGAACCTAGGTATGCTCCAAGCTACCAGCAGTCCAATGATGGAGCCCCGCCAGGCTACGTGAGACAGGGCAACTACTTTGTACCGGTATCCGGATATGAGACTGCTCCATCAATACCAGGTCGCGCCGATCCATATGGCGCAGGAGGATATCCACAACCGCCTCCACAAGGTCGTGATCCAAGGGAAACAAGGTATCCTCCTCAGTCCGATTATGCAGACCCCGCCAGGTACGCCTACCCTAGTCCGGCAGCCACTGTGTCCTCCGTGTCCGCTCGGGATCGTGAGCCCATTGCGAGTCCACCACAGCAAAGGTTCGCTTCTCCAGGTCATTGTTCCTCGCGCATTACTGACTTTAGTAGTCCATACGGTGCTATTCCCGCACAGCAGTACGATCAATATGCTGGTCGACGTAAGTTCACATGAGCGAATTCAAGGCGTAGACCCGTACTGACGGGTCGCGCCAGCTGCACCAAGCAACCCACAACCCAGCTCTGGATCCTCGCGCACAAACCGTGCCAGTGTGTTTGGTGGCTTGTCTGGCACTTCTTCTAGCGACCGCCGCAGGAGGTGATTGCGTCCACATTTCGTGGACAATTTGGACTCCGGTGTGGGCTTGGCCGTTATGGATATGTGCAACCGCACTCTAGGAGGCACACTGGCCGTCATTGGCGCTCTGGCATGGATCGCACTACCTTGTGTTCGTGTCATGATCCATCATGTGGCTATCCATACTGGCCAGTATCACACTACCCGGGCACATTGGCCTCATGCATTACTACGTTCGCGGACTGTGCTCCAGGCCTTGCAGGATATGGCCACATGACATCCACACCTACAGCTGGATGTAAACAAACACATCTTCAATGGAGCTCGCAAGCACTCTAAGCGTTGGCGTTTCCCTGACTTGGATTTGAGCCATACATGGGCGGTCCTGCTCGATACCCACGAAGTTAAGCAATCCGGATGCGACCACTTGGACCTCCGGAGATGCGTAATGATTCTCTTATGCTTGTTCAGCTCAGCATACAAATTGGCGTTTACTTTTGATATTGACATGATGCATTGGCCACATGGAGCGGGTAGCGATGAAATGTTGATGATTACTACGAGGGTGTAGCACGAAGGAGGAAAGCAGCTTTTGTGCTGGGACCGTCGATTGCGACTCCTGTGATGGTTTCACTTGTTCGGGAGCAAAAGAGctggcgagcgagcgagcatgtGTGCATATCAGCTACTTACCAAAACCTGTGGCTCTTTTTGATGATGAGAAAAAAAAAAGAGCGGAAGAAAATACTGCCAAGAATAATATGTGCATCCTTCAACGAAAAACAATTCGCTATCAGAGGTTGAGTGACAAGAGCCGTCGTTGTGGCATGACACAGGAGAGTCTGAACTTACCTTGGCCGTACTCCATCAGATCGCAAAGTGACGTCGAAATTGCCAGCGCGCAGATGTCACAGAACTTGTCCAGGGTTTCCTTTGTGGATGATACTGAAGAAGAAACTTGGCCATCATTTGTTGTTTCCCTTCATGCCCATGACCTTGACATTGCCACGTGGTGGGCTGTCGAAGCTCGCACGGGCTGCAGATCTGCCTGTCAAATACCATTTCTTCGGTGCTGtgatgtgctgtgctgtgctgtgctgtcagTCAGTGCCTTCATTGTTGTACAGCCTTAGACACGTTCTTCATGCGTGATGCATGATGTGTTGGCCTTGCGGAATGCTTTGTTGTTCATGCATTATATATGTAGACCTTGCAGCGAAGGATGCGCGTGAGGAAGTAAAGCCATATCATGGGCTGATGTTGATATGTTGACAAGTCGACTCTCCAATGTATGTACAATCCTTTTCTCCACTTTCCAATCACCTCTCCCTCAATTCTAAACAAATTTTATTTACAAGCGGTCTCGGAAGCGAAGTCTGGCCAACAGAACACAGCACATTTCCCTCTGACCAACACTTACTTCGATTCTCATCTCACCCATGCGTCAATGCCCCAGCCCCAATTTCCGCCGCTGTCCCTTTGATCCCCTCCAAGTCCTCCTCACTCAATGTGATCCCGAAGTACATCCCTAGCGCTTCTACGCGATCTGCTTCGCATCGAAATGGAATTTCAGCGACTTTTTGTCCTCTGCGTCGCCATTTCAGCACATCGTGATTCAAAACTATAGCCCCGTCAATTTCGCCTTCCAGTTCCGTTTCATAAGGAGACGCAGGTCCTTTAGTTCCATTCCGTTCGAGAGCTGTAGTAAATCGTACAGCGACGACTTTGTGCGTGAGAAATGTATGAGGACTAAGCCAAGGTTCGAGATTCATGGCCTCGATATCGGCAGGAAGGAATTCGATATCGGGGAAACAGTACATTGTTTGCCAGGGTTCTTGTCTTCGATCCGGAGAAGTTGCTGGGGAGGAGCGGGGAGAAGGGGAGGAGTAACGGAATTGGTATTGCCAGACTTTGTGGCTGCTGTTGAGGTTTTGGGGAATTGTGTCGAAGATTAGACGCATTTGGGCGGGATAGATTTGGGTTAGGACTTCGCGGTGGTGGAGAGGCATGGGGCGAGAGGGACCTTGGGCTCCGAAGCCGCCGTCGAGGAGGTATTTCGTTCCAGCAATTGTGACGAGGTTTACCACGTGGGTGAAGCCGCCGTAGGTTTGGGTTTTGGCATGGAAGATGCGGCTTCCGCACATGTAGACGTCGAATTTGAGGCTTAAGAGGACGTGGTGGAAGAAGGGGTTGGCTTCCATGCAGTAGCTAGGTCATATTAGTTGCAGGCTCATGTCACGCGACTCGTTACTGTATAGGTGGACTTACCCGCCTCGACCTGGTTGACGCACGATCTTGCGAAACAGGTGTTTGGGCTTGCAATTGATGACTTTGTGCCAGCTATAGTGCTGGGTCAAGTTCTCCCATGGTACTTTGACCAATTGGTGTTTTTGCAGCAGGTGCAGGAATTCGAGCTGATCATCGTTGGAGAGTCCAGTCACATCGTAGACTCGCTTGTGTTCCGGCAGGCATATCCTGTCAAAATAGACTTCGAGTTCTTTGTTGCTGAAGATGTATCGCTGGTCTGCCATGAGGAGTTGTTATGTCTAGACAATGTCGTTGCTCAATATCAGAAATTCTGGACCTGTCGACATGAGCAATGGGGGTCGGCTGGAGTCGGCCTTTGAGTTTCGGCCAGAGCGAAGAGAGGCAGCAGACGCGAGTGCGGACTCGCGTGTCGTGTGACTTCCTGCCGTTGTGACTCCACAGCCTCGTTGAGGAGATGCTGTGGACATGTCGCTGGCAGATGGTAGCTTGACATCATGCCCTCGGCCAGTGCGAGACAAGACGACGTTCCAGAGCTCCGTTCCAATGTCTCCGACTGTCGCCGCGTCCCAAAGTCTGCCAGCTCCAGCATTGGCCCACGCTAGACCGCATTGGGAGCTCGCTGTTGACCTGTTTCCTGTTGCTTCAGTTGATCGTCATTGATGAGCTCAGTGCACCGCCCATCTCTTCACCAGTCGCATAGCAACAACCAGTCGTCCATCATGGCCTCACGATACCCAGGCGAAGGCCTCTTCGCGCACTTCCCGCCACCGGCCGAATGtctcgccatcctcgtcgGCTGCTCCGAACTCATCATCTCTGGTATCGGCGGTCTCTCAGACGCGAAGGCCTTCGGTAAAGGCTACGGCCTCGAAATCGACGCGGTCGAAGACGAGAACAAAGCTTTAACTCAGAACCAAAAGACGCAAAAGGGTCTGGTGCAAGCTGTATCGTTCAGGAATATTCAGAATGGAGCTCTGATCTTGACGCTGGCATGTTATACGCGCGATCGAAGGTCGCTGGGGTTTGCGGTGCTGTATGGCGCTTTGAGCTCGTTGGCTGATGCCGCGATTGTGAAGAAGTATGGATATGAAGCGTTGGCTTCGGCACATGGGATCACAATGATCAACTACCTGGCAGTTGGAGCTTCGTTGCTGTATTGGGGTAGGAACGACCCGTGGCCCTTTACGAGGTCATGAGCGGACTCGGTATAGCGCGCGGAACAGTTGGATGCTCAAGGCGAGAAGTCACGCCTTGAAATTTGCAATCAGAGCAGAGACAAGCATGACTGAATCAGTTTCGTATGTACAGACGTCTATGGTCGTTCATCCACTCTCGTTAATGTCGTCCGCTCTAGTCATTGCCCCTTTTCATCTACCATCCCGAAGGAACCGCATCTACACGCTCAACTCAGCAACCTGCGCGTTCGCCAGATCTGCTGCGTAAGGCTGGAGAGCTGGCTTGACCACATCCTTGACCAGCTTCTCGACAATCTGAGGGCAGCGGCCGATGAACGTTGAAGGCTCGAGCAGTGCAGGGAGCTCAGACAGAATAGGCTGGAAGTACTCGTTGTTCTGGATGCGCTCGATAAGGTCGTTTGGCTTGCCTTCTTGCTTAACCACGGCGCCGGCCTGGTGAGAAAGCACACTTCGATTCGGTTAGCTGTATTGTCGACAATGAACGAAGGACTGATGACTTACCGAATCTCCTCATGCACCTCCTGTCTTGACTTGCCCTTCTCCACGAGGGCCATAATGATGTTCTCGGTGGCCATGAAAGGCAACTCCTGCTCGATGCGATTGGCGATCACAGCCTTGTTGACAACAAGACCATTTGAGATGTTGTTAAGCTAGATTCAAATCAGCAATCTGCAACGAGAGTGGTGGAAGACAGGTACCCACCAAGATCAAACAGGCATCAGCGCTCAGGAACGACTCAGGCAAACTGATTCTTCGAATCGCAGAATCATCCAAACTGCGCTCAAGCCATTGAGAAGCATAAGTCTGCTCCGCATCGGCAGAGAAGTTGCGCAGTTTCCTTCCGAGCGAGCAGAGACGTTCCGAACGCATTGGGTTGCGCTTGTAAGCCATCGCGCTCGAACCGATCTGGTCGGCTTCAAACGGCTCCTCGACCTCCTTGAACATGGCCAAGTGACGAATATCGCCGCCAATGCGCTCACATGCGCAACCGAACGAGCTCAATGCGTGGAGGACATCGACGTCAATCAAGCGAGAGTATGTCTGGCTGGTAGAAATCTCGGCGTTCTTGAAACCTGCCTTCTCGGTGACGAGCTCGTCAAGCTTCTCGACAGCTGCATGATCGCCCTTGAAAATTGTCAAGAAGCTGGCTTGCGTACCAGTGGTTCCTTTGACGCCACGGAAGGAATTGAGGATTTCCTCGCGTTGGCGCTCCAGGCCACGGAGGTTGCGGAGGAGGTCAGTGACCCAGAGGGATGCGCGCTTTCCGACTGTGACGAGCTGAGCTGCTTGACCGTGAGTGTATCCAAGGCAAGGCAGATCCTTGTACTCCATTGCGAAAGCCGAGAGGCGCTGGATGACAGCTGCCAACTTAGGTAAGATGAGGTCAAGAGCATCTCGCAGGAAAATGAGATCTGCGTTGTCGGTAACGTAGCTGGGGACTCGTGAGCTTCGCAAGACACCTATCAACGAGACGGAATTCGTACCATGACGTGGCTCCCCAGTGAATGATACCAGCTGCCTCAGGTGCGACAACGCCATACGTGTGGACGTGGGCCATGACATCGTGACGTCtgcgcttctcctcgatagcagcagcaccaaacTCGTCGCCTTCAATGCTGATATGATCCTTCATCTGCTGAATGGCAACATCTGAAATCGGCAGACCGAGCTCCTTCTCGGACT encodes:
- the ADE13 gene encoding adenylosuccinase ade13 (BUSCO:EOG09261VD2), encoding MSTAYKMFDGVLSPGVSGQPTSMMTTDHHVYNNPLNSRYCSTEMKYIFSPHNRFSTWRQLWVYLAESEKELGLPISDVAIQQMKDHISIEGDEFGAAAIEEKRRRHDVMAHVHTYGVVAPEAAGIIHWGATSCYVTDNADLIFLRDALDLILPKLAAVIQRLSAFAMEYKDLPCLGYTHGQAAQLVTVGKRASLWVTDLLRNLRGLERQREEILNSFRGVKGTTGTQASFLTIFKGDHAAVEKLDELVTEKAGFKNAEISTSQTYSRLIDVDVLHALSSFGCACERIGGDIRHLAMFKEVEEPFEADQIGSSAMAYKRNPMRSERLCSLGRKLRNFSADAEQTYASQWLERSLDDSAIRRISLPESFLSADACLILLNNISNGLVVNKAVIANRIEQELPFMATENIIMALVEKGKSRQEVHEEIRVLSHQAGAVVKQEGKPNDLIERIQNNEYFQPILSELPALLEPSTFIGRCPQIVEKLVKDVVKPALQPYAADLANAQVAELSV